From the Acidobacteriota bacterium genome, one window contains:
- the ribD gene encoding bifunctional diaminohydroxyphosphoribosylaminopyrimidine deaminase/5-amino-6-(5-phosphoribosylamino)uracil reductase RibD: MGPEARFMEEAAREAAGGRGLTHPNPAVGAVVVREGIVVGRGFHRGPGTPHAEVVALREAGERARGADLYVTLEPCNTYGRTPPCTEAILSAGVGRVVAAVADPNPRVSGGGAADLRRAGIPVVLPFMEDLGRAVDPAYHVFYAKGRPYVHLKFAVSLDGHVTAPGGGYLTGPLARARVHEDRYESDAVLVSSGTVAVDDPLLTVRLEGRKKRILRVLLDTAGRLTGRERVFATAPGDGPILVVVGPGGREGQVPGHEGVEWTRLALRPEGGFELASVLGLLAQRQVMALYVEAVGRLAGSFLREGWVDRVSVHVAPVIVGGQTSPLAVAEPLTAGGAGGLPPGRGRWELAAPDAIWTADLEGKCLRAS, translated from the coding sequence ATGGGACCCGAGGCCCGCTTCATGGAGGAGGCCGCCCGTGAGGCAGCGGGCGGGAGGGGGCTGACCCATCCCAATCCGGCGGTCGGCGCGGTGGTCGTCCGAGAAGGGATCGTCGTGGGCCGCGGATTCCACCGGGGGCCGGGCACGCCGCACGCGGAAGTGGTGGCCCTCCGGGAGGCGGGCGAGCGGGCCAGGGGGGCGGATCTGTATGTGACCCTGGAGCCTTGCAATACGTACGGCCGGACTCCTCCCTGCACGGAAGCCATCCTTTCCGCGGGAGTCGGCCGGGTCGTTGCGGCCGTCGCGGACCCCAACCCACGGGTGTCCGGGGGCGGCGCGGCGGATCTTCGGCGGGCCGGAATCCCCGTGGTCCTGCCGTTTATGGAGGACTTGGGAAGGGCGGTGGATCCCGCCTACCACGTCTTCTATGCAAAGGGACGGCCCTATGTCCACCTGAAGTTCGCCGTTTCCCTGGACGGTCACGTGACGGCCCCGGGCGGCGGCTACCTGACCGGTCCCCTGGCCCGAGCCCGGGTTCACGAGGACCGGTACGAAAGCGACGCCGTGCTGGTCTCCTCGGGGACCGTGGCGGTGGACGATCCGCTCCTTACGGTGCGGCTCGAGGGGCGGAAGAAGCGGATCCTGAGGGTCCTGCTTGATACCGCGGGACGGCTGACCGGGCGAGAGCGCGTGTTTGCCACCGCCCCTGGGGATGGACCCATCCTGGTGGTGGTCGGTCCCGGAGGCCGGGAGGGGCAGGTCCCCGGCCATGAGGGTGTCGAATGGACCAGGCTGGCCCTTCGTCCCGAGGGAGGCTTCGAGCTCGCCTCCGTGCTGGGTCTCCTCGCTCAGCGGCAGGTCATGGCGCTGTATGTGGAGGCCGTGGGACGCCTGGCCGGGTCCTTTCTTCGGGAGGGATGGGTGGACCGGGTGTCCGTCCACGTGGCGCCGGTGATCGTGGGAGGCCAGACCTCCCCCCTTGCCGTGGCCGAGCCTCTCACGGCGGGTGGGGCTGGCGGCCTTCCACCCGGAAGAGGAAGATGGGAGCTTGCGGCGCCGGACGCCATCTGGACCGCCGACCTGGAGGGAAAATGTTTACGGGCCTCGTGA
- the ftsY gene encoding signal recognition particle-docking protein FtsY has product MIGRILDGLRKTREALSERVGGLFSRTTEADDSDLEALEEALLLADVGLDTIRVLLDRLPREARVDGRGLRETLLKRMAALWPPSPPAEGPPPAPWVQLVVGVNGVGKTTTIGKIASQRVKKGQKGLLAAGDTFRAAAADQLEIWARRAGAGVVRQKEGADPAAVAYDAVQAAVSRGLDFVLVDTAGRLHVKHNLMEELAKIQRVCRRALPGAPHQVTLVLDATTGQNGLSQARLFTEKVGVTDLVLTKLDGTAKGGIALSIAAELGVPIRLVGVGERVEDLVPFDPEEYVRGLLA; this is encoded by the coding sequence GGACGACTCGGACTTGGAGGCGCTCGAGGAGGCCCTCCTGCTGGCCGATGTGGGGCTCGACACCATCCGCGTCCTTCTGGACCGCCTGCCGCGCGAGGCGCGGGTCGATGGCAGGGGCCTCCGGGAAACCCTCCTCAAGCGGATGGCCGCCCTTTGGCCTCCGTCTCCCCCAGCGGAGGGCCCTCCCCCCGCGCCCTGGGTTCAGCTCGTCGTGGGCGTCAATGGTGTGGGAAAGACCACGACCATCGGAAAGATCGCCTCCCAGAGGGTCAAGAAGGGCCAGAAAGGGCTTCTGGCGGCCGGGGACACCTTTCGCGCCGCGGCCGCCGACCAGCTGGAAATCTGGGCCCGGCGGGCGGGGGCCGGGGTGGTCCGCCAAAAGGAAGGGGCCGATCCGGCGGCGGTGGCCTATGACGCCGTCCAGGCCGCCGTTTCAAGAGGACTGGATTTCGTCCTGGTGGACACGGCCGGACGGCTGCACGTGAAGCACAATCTCATGGAGGAGCTGGCGAAGATCCAGCGGGTCTGTAGGCGGGCTCTTCCCGGGGCGCCCCACCAGGTCACCCTGGTTCTCGACGCCACGACGGGGCAAAACGGGTTGAGCCAGGCCCGCCTCTTTACGGAGAAGGTGGGAGTGACCGACCTGGTCCTGACCAAGCTGGACGGCACCGCCAAAGGCGGCATCGCCCTGTCCATCGCGGCCGAACTCGGTGTGCCGATCCGTCTCGTCGGCGTGGGGGAACGGGTCGAGGACCTGGTCCCATTCGACCCCGAGGAATACGTGCGGGGCCTCCTGGCTTGA